From the Leptospira sp. WS60.C2 genome, one window contains:
- a CDS encoding MbnH family di-heme enzyme — protein MKFRIYIFSCIFSFFSSCILIPFQEKESNNDLLLAAIGILANRSDWVWDLPPGFPVPVVPSENPMTKAKVELGRHLFNEKILSGNETMSCGSCHFQSLAFSDGKEFPSGITSEVHPRNSQHLSNVAYLPRLTWNNPRMTSLEVQARVPMFGENPVELGLSSSSFIDKLKAKSIYQTLFTNAYGNADAAVNEQNIRFALASFQRSLISGNSRFDQYTYRNNKSALTASEIRGMNLFNGEVAECFHCHGGFNFTDTSFHGGSKEEFFYHSNGIHDDAYYAGVPSDKRGLFDLTGIPSDTGKFRAPSLRNIGVTFPYMHDGSFMCDDANNPNITLGKTKTDCARDALTKVVDHYRSGGLNHSAKDSTLIRAFFIEDSERDDMVNFLLSLTDEEFLTNPKFASPF, from the coding sequence ATGAAATTTCGAATTTATATATTCTCTTGTATTTTCAGCTTTTTCTCAAGTTGCATCCTGATTCCGTTTCAGGAAAAGGAATCCAATAACGATTTACTTTTGGCAGCCATTGGAATTTTAGCTAATCGATCGGATTGGGTTTGGGATTTACCTCCTGGTTTTCCTGTGCCCGTTGTTCCTTCGGAAAATCCCATGACCAAAGCAAAAGTAGAACTGGGAAGGCATTTGTTTAATGAGAAAATACTTTCTGGAAATGAGACTATGTCTTGTGGTAGCTGTCATTTTCAGTCATTGGCATTCTCTGATGGAAAAGAATTTCCTTCAGGAATCACAAGTGAAGTTCATCCACGAAATTCACAACATTTATCAAATGTTGCCTACTTACCAAGGCTAACATGGAATAATCCGAGAATGACAAGTTTGGAAGTCCAAGCAAGAGTGCCTATGTTTGGTGAAAATCCAGTTGAACTAGGGTTGTCTTCAAGTTCATTTATTGACAAACTTAAAGCCAAATCAATTTACCAAACTCTCTTTACGAATGCTTACGGAAATGCTGATGCAGCGGTGAATGAACAAAATATTCGCTTCGCCTTGGCGAGTTTCCAAAGATCATTGATTTCTGGAAATTCACGTTTCGATCAATATACATACCGAAATAACAAATCGGCACTGACAGCGTCTGAAATCAGAGGCATGAATCTTTTTAATGGTGAGGTAGCTGAGTGTTTTCATTGCCACGGAGGGTTTAATTTTACTGATACTTCTTTTCATGGTGGTTCTAAAGAAGAGTTTTTTTACCATAGTAATGGAATTCATGATGATGCGTATTATGCTGGTGTCCCTAGCGATAAACGAGGGTTATTTGACTTAACGGGAATTCCATCAGATACGGGAAAATTCCGTGCTCCCTCTCTTCGAAATATCGGTGTTACCTTTCCATACATGCATGATGGAAGTTTTATGTGTGATGATGCAAACAATCCCAATATCACGTTGGGGAAAACCAAAACAGATTGTGCAAGGGATGCATTGACCAAGGTAGTCGACCATTATCGTAGTGGTGGACTAAACCATTCAGCAAAAGATTCCACTCTGATTCGTGCATTTTTCATCGAGGATTCCGAACGAGATGATATGGTAAACTTTCTCTTATCCCTCACCGATGAGGAATTTTTAACGAACCCAAAATTTGCGAGTCCATTTTGA
- a CDS encoding MbnP family copper-binding protein — protein sequence MKLFKATLVTIFLFVFMSCDIKSKSGDNETLALLALASAPQSVNLNFEALVGGQSVTFNDTNKTVDGKTVKFKDFRYYISEVKLVRADGSTADVSLASDNVWQNSGVALIDFETFKTSETRNLVTGTVQTGVYTGIQFTVGVPEALNHLDRATASAPLNIGSMTWAWAGGYKHANIEFSINDNVGYTQFHMGSSGTCGSAPNFGCTKKFRASIQLSGQINPSNQTIGFDVDKLIQGYSTIGAQSCMPGTAAPCDTLVQAFGINISSGAVDSSIPQRVFSLK from the coding sequence ATGAAATTATTTAAAGCAACATTAGTTACAATTTTTCTTTTCGTGTTTATGTCTTGTGATATAAAATCAAAGTCAGGTGACAACGAAACTTTGGCCTTATTAGCACTTGCTTCCGCTCCTCAATCTGTGAATTTAAACTTTGAAGCATTGGTAGGAGGGCAATCCGTTACTTTTAACGACACCAATAAAACGGTAGATGGTAAAACCGTTAAATTTAAAGATTTTCGCTACTACATTTCAGAAGTAAAATTGGTGAGGGCTGATGGAAGCACTGCGGATGTTTCATTGGCAAGTGATAATGTTTGGCAAAATAGTGGTGTTGCGCTTATAGATTTTGAAACGTTTAAAACTTCCGAGACGCGAAATCTTGTTACTGGTACTGTGCAAACAGGTGTTTATACTGGAATCCAATTCACAGTGGGAGTACCTGAAGCGCTCAATCATTTGGATCGTGCGACAGCCAGTGCCCCATTGAATATTGGTAGCATGACCTGGGCATGGGCGGGTGGTTACAAACATGCAAACATTGAGTTTAGCATAAATGATAACGTAGGTTACACTCAATTTCATATGGGTTCTTCTGGAACGTGTGGTTCTGCTCCTAACTTTGGATGTACGAAAAAATTCAGAGCTAGTATTCAGTTATCAGGTCAAATTAATCCATCCAACCAAACCATAGGCTTTGACGTAGATAAACTTATACAAGGGTATTCAACAATTGGTGCACAATCTTGTATGCCTGGCACAGCAGCACCCTGTGATACTTTGGTGCAAGCATTCGGAATAAATATTTCAAGTGGGGCAGTGGATAGTTCCATCCCACAGAGAGTATTCAGCTTAAAATAA
- a CDS encoding 7TM diverse intracellular signaling domain-containing protein — protein MKQIFTIILLCLFHTVLQAEDNPCPNQNIFPISSNQGKPTDLSHHLAFTFTEKHIRHLINVQELFKTNPIQFSNGVIPNFGNTVNQYWFCFVVHNDENDNKRTVLFIKYPLLDEVQFFALRESGEVNKNIQGRRYPFQNRDRDYRGFTFATELLPGETITYYVGVKTDSSVSVPLMIANEKHFDTYNSIDTLLQGMFFGIVCVMTLYNLFVYFMVKDRAYIFYVNYLFLAAILFQLSLQGLLPVLFFPNSPELVYKAHNFLYFLFLLSCFPMSITFMNLKENAPRLYQGFMALSIIPLICLFLLPILPYRVLNQFGDSLSSFLAFYALFVSYYVSFVKNFPPARFYFFGYFMLIIGGLTTVLKYMGFFPVNVFTENAFQAAMAMEVLLMAFGLGARISVVQKEKEKIQIKAEINKQKLIAYGKELKLAQKLQESTLPQILPKFPGLAIRTGYFPASLVGGDFYDITVYGKQQICGLIADVTGHGVPAAIEAAMLKIAYMQTLAFANKPGKVLESINQVLAGNYKNQFLTASAIFIDLEQKVLKVANAGHPALYKFNQDSTSIDVIRPKGKLIGFSKEGLYPEEVHSLKKGDKLLLFTDGIWDLWQNGDSGEEALLTWILERKAESVDSLYGGIDEHIRLRAKEGPADDDITFLLFEIT, from the coding sequence ATGAAACAGATCTTCACCATCATTCTGTTATGTCTCTTTCATACTGTACTGCAAGCAGAGGATAACCCTTGTCCCAACCAAAACATTTTTCCCATTTCCTCAAACCAAGGAAAACCAACTGACCTTTCTCACCACTTAGCATTCACATTTACTGAAAAACACATCAGACACCTAATCAATGTTCAGGAATTATTCAAAACAAATCCCATTCAATTTTCCAATGGTGTGATTCCTAACTTCGGAAACACAGTAAACCAGTATTGGTTTTGTTTTGTCGTGCACAACGACGAAAACGACAACAAACGAACAGTGCTTTTTATCAAGTACCCACTTTTGGACGAAGTGCAATTTTTCGCCTTACGAGAATCAGGCGAAGTTAACAAAAACATCCAAGGAAGAAGGTATCCATTCCAGAATCGAGACAGAGACTATCGTGGATTCACTTTTGCAACAGAGCTATTGCCGGGTGAAACCATCACCTATTATGTAGGAGTGAAAACAGATAGTTCAGTTTCTGTACCACTCATGATCGCAAATGAAAAACATTTTGATACTTACAATTCGATCGATACACTTCTGCAAGGAATGTTTTTCGGAATTGTATGTGTCATGACTTTATACAATCTGTTTGTCTATTTTATGGTGAAAGACAGGGCATATATTTTTTACGTAAATTATCTATTTCTTGCCGCAATTCTTTTTCAACTTTCACTACAAGGATTATTGCCAGTTTTGTTTTTCCCAAACTCTCCTGAGTTGGTTTACAAAGCACATAACTTTCTTTATTTTTTATTCTTACTTTCTTGTTTTCCGATGAGCATCACGTTTATGAATCTAAAAGAAAATGCTCCTCGTCTTTACCAAGGATTTATGGCATTGTCCATCATACCGTTGATTTGTTTATTCCTGTTGCCTATTTTACCCTATCGAGTGTTAAATCAGTTCGGTGATTCTTTATCTTCCTTTCTGGCTTTTTATGCACTATTTGTTTCGTATTACGTATCGTTTGTGAAAAACTTCCCCCCTGCCAGGTTTTATTTTTTTGGTTACTTTATGTTGATCATTGGAGGGCTTACCACCGTGTTAAAATACATGGGTTTTTTCCCCGTCAACGTATTCACGGAGAACGCATTCCAAGCAGCCATGGCAATGGAAGTATTACTCATGGCATTTGGACTTGGGGCTCGTATTTCTGTTGTTCAAAAAGAGAAAGAAAAAATCCAAATTAAAGCTGAAATCAACAAACAAAAGTTAATTGCATATGGAAAAGAACTCAAACTCGCACAAAAACTACAAGAATCCACTCTGCCACAAATCCTTCCCAAATTTCCTGGACTAGCCATACGAACTGGATATTTCCCTGCCTCTCTTGTCGGTGGAGACTTCTATGATATCACAGTGTATGGGAAACAACAAATTTGTGGTTTGATCGCCGATGTCACAGGACATGGTGTTCCCGCCGCAATCGAAGCTGCCATGCTTAAAATAGCCTATATGCAAACTTTGGCATTTGCCAATAAACCAGGAAAGGTATTGGAGAGTATCAACCAAGTACTTGCTGGAAATTACAAAAACCAGTTTTTAACCGCAAGTGCCATCTTTATCGATTTGGAACAAAAAGTCTTAAAAGTAGCTAATGCAGGTCACCCCGCTTTGTATAAATTCAACCAAGATTCAACATCCATTGATGTCATTCGACCGAAAGGAAAACTCATCGGTTTTTCCAAAGAAGGTTTGTATCCCGAGGAAGTACATTCACTTAAGAAAGGGGACAAACTATTGTTATTTACAGATGGGATATGGGACCTGTGGCAAAATGGAGACTCTGGGGAAGAAGCACTTTTGACCTGGATTTTGGAGAGAAAAGCAGAATCAGTGGATTCTTTGTATGGTGGGATTGATGAACACATTCGCCTGCGAGCCAAAGAAGGTCCCGCAGACGACGATATTACATTTCTTTTATTCGAAATTACCTAA
- a CDS encoding Na/Pi cotransporter family protein has product MNWPLLIQVLGGLGIFIYGMKLLSESLQRVAGDRLRSFLSSMTRNRVSAVFSGLFITSTIQSSSATTVLVVGFVNAGLISLAQAIGVIMGANIGTTITAWIVSLLGFKFNIASFALPAIAAGVILHFSRKESRSGWGSFLIGFGLLFLGLDYLKNSVPDSAKDPESFAFLQQFTNMGFNSILLFVLIGALLTIVIQSSSASTTITITLAFSGYIPIDAAYGMILGENIGTTITANLAAIPGNRNAKKAALAHTLFNVFGVVWALLFFKLFTGIVDDLIPGDPLTDKESTRFHISLFHTMFNVTNTLVLIWFVNTISKVVSTIVDGLASKTGKDKDSIRLLQAGTVKTTELAMVELVEFTKKIIRDTYDFLRLTEQILLQPYDAARVLQVLKKEEELDQVRTEVLTYLNQVQESGITGNYAKDVLGIMERVKAVEEMGDNFASIARKIRKSHRQKISFDKNFSNSIKDQMDLLKHHYDILLVNLEQSETFDILGNPQVRNQSREYRFQMIRSIKKNESKVKKKKYQKKENLLPALLYRDISRNLDNISRLLNAAIYADV; this is encoded by the coding sequence ATGAATTGGCCGTTACTCATTCAAGTTTTAGGTGGGCTCGGGATTTTCATCTACGGGATGAAATTACTCAGTGAGTCCTTACAACGTGTGGCAGGAGACAGGCTTCGTTCCTTTCTTTCTTCCATGACACGAAATCGTGTGTCTGCTGTGTTCAGTGGATTATTCATCACATCAACCATCCAATCTAGTTCGGCAACCACTGTCCTTGTCGTAGGTTTTGTGAATGCTGGACTTATCTCCCTTGCGCAAGCCATCGGTGTCATCATGGGTGCCAACATTGGAACCACCATCACTGCTTGGATTGTGTCTCTTTTGGGATTCAAATTTAATATTGCATCTTTCGCATTACCAGCCATAGCAGCAGGTGTTATCCTTCATTTCTCAAGAAAAGAAAGCCGATCGGGTTGGGGGAGTTTCCTCATCGGATTTGGACTTCTATTTTTGGGGTTGGACTACCTAAAGAATTCGGTTCCTGATAGTGCAAAGGATCCAGAGAGTTTTGCCTTTTTGCAACAGTTTACAAACATGGGCTTTAACTCCATTCTATTGTTTGTATTGATTGGTGCCTTGTTAACCATTGTCATCCAATCTTCCTCAGCTTCGACTACGATCACGATCACTCTCGCATTTTCTGGTTACATTCCAATTGATGCCGCTTATGGTATGATCCTTGGAGAAAACATTGGAACTACCATTACTGCGAATTTAGCAGCGATTCCTGGAAATCGAAATGCGAAGAAAGCAGCGCTTGCACACACCTTGTTCAATGTTTTCGGTGTGGTTTGGGCGCTCCTCTTCTTCAAACTATTCACTGGAATTGTAGATGATTTGATTCCTGGTGATCCTCTCACCGACAAAGAATCCACACGGTTTCATATTTCACTTTTCCACACTATGTTTAACGTGACAAACACACTTGTCCTCATTTGGTTTGTGAATACGATTTCAAAAGTGGTGAGTACCATCGTCGACGGTCTTGCTTCCAAAACAGGGAAGGACAAAGACAGCATTCGTTTGTTACAAGCAGGGACCGTTAAAACGACAGAACTTGCTATGGTGGAGCTTGTTGAGTTCACGAAAAAAATCATTCGAGATACGTATGATTTCTTACGTTTGACGGAACAAATTTTACTCCAGCCATATGATGCAGCAAGAGTTCTCCAAGTTCTGAAAAAAGAAGAAGAGCTCGATCAAGTGAGAACGGAAGTATTGACTTACTTGAACCAAGTCCAAGAATCAGGGATCACTGGAAACTACGCAAAAGATGTGTTAGGAATTATGGAACGAGTAAAAGCCGTGGAAGAAATGGGAGATAACTTTGCTTCCATCGCACGAAAGATTCGTAAGTCTCACAGACAAAAGATTTCTTTTGATAAAAACTTTTCCAATTCCATCAAAGACCAAATGGACCTACTCAAACACCACTATGACATCTTACTCGTGAACTTGGAGCAGAGTGAAACTTTTGATATCCTTGGAAACCCACAAGTTCGAAATCAAAGCCGAGAGTATCGTTTCCAAATGATTCGTTCCATTAAAAAGAATGAATCTAAAGTGAAGAAGAAAAAGTATCAGAAAAAAGAAAACTTGTTACCTGCTCTTCTTTACCGAGATATTTCCCGAAACTTAGATAACATTTCAAGATTACTCAATGCAGCAATTTATGCGGACGTATAG
- a CDS encoding peptidylprolyl isomerase, which yields MSKTISKGMVVGFSYHLKNAQGETLDQSDEPLLYLHGWQNIIPGLEKELEGLVSGDSKNVTVPPEDGYGTYNEALIFQVPKSELPPEAELEVGMEFQTDTPEGRMILYLQEVRDADVILNGNHPLAGETLHFDVTIKSIREATEEEKQHGHVHGPGGHHHH from the coding sequence ATGTCAAAAACGATCAGTAAAGGAATGGTTGTAGGATTTTCCTATCACCTAAAGAACGCCCAGGGAGAAACTCTGGACCAATCAGACGAACCGCTATTATACCTCCACGGCTGGCAAAATATCATCCCTGGACTGGAAAAAGAACTAGAAGGTCTTGTCAGTGGAGACTCCAAAAATGTCACAGTACCGCCTGAGGATGGTTATGGGACATATAACGAAGCTCTCATCTTCCAAGTTCCAAAATCCGAACTTCCTCCGGAAGCAGAGTTAGAAGTGGGAATGGAATTCCAAACGGATACCCCTGAAGGTAGAATGATTCTATATCTCCAAGAAGTGAGAGATGCCGACGTGATTTTAAACGGCAATCACCCGTTAGCTGGTGAAACTCTTCATTTTGATGTTACCATCAAATCCATTCGCGAAGCTACAGAAGAAGAAAAACAACACGGACACGTCCATGGCCCAGGTGGTCACCACCACCACTAA
- a CDS encoding RNA-binding protein, translated as MSVNIYVGNLSYDMTEGKLNELFSAHGAVTSAKIITDQYSGRSKGFGFIEMKDGKEADNAIKDLNGKNILNREMKVNIAKPKTNNWR; from the coding sequence ATGTCAGTAAACATTTACGTTGGCAACCTCTCTTACGATATGACTGAAGGAAAACTCAATGAGCTTTTTTCAGCACACGGTGCAGTTACTTCTGCAAAAATCATCACTGATCAGTACTCTGGTCGTTCTAAAGGTTTCGGTTTCATCGAAATGAAAGACGGAAAAGAAGCTGATAACGCGATCAAAGATCTTAACGGAAAAAACATCCTTAATCGTGAGATGAAAGTAAACATCGCAAAGCCTAAAACTAACAACTGGAGATAA
- a CDS encoding type II toxin-antitoxin system VapC family toxin, whose translation MYADAIEKTETLLVPSLSLFEIFKKVYKENVEDFALKVVAHMQLGKVIQLDSSIAIYAAKLSVEKSIPMVKSIIYATARLHKAMLWTQDNDFIGLSGVKFFEN comes from the coding sequence TTGTATGCGGACGCCATTGAAAAAACAGAAACTTTACTTGTCCCTAGTTTGTCTTTATTTGAAATTTTCAAAAAGGTTTACAAAGAGAATGTAGAAGACTTTGCTCTCAAAGTTGTGGCGCATATGCAATTAGGAAAGGTAATCCAATTGGATTCTAGTATAGCAATTTACGCAGCAAAACTCAGTGTCGAAAAGTCAATTCCAATGGTAAAAAGCATCATATATGCAACAGCTAGGTTACACAAAGCAATGCTATGGACTCAAGACAATGATTTCATAGGACTATCAGGTGTGAAGTTTTTTGAAAATTAA
- a CDS encoding ATP-binding protein, whose translation MEIDASSHPNNHSKLKTLLLLRGIPGAGKSTLAKQIAETNVAPIFSIDSYFENERGEYHFDYTKNHLAYKECESKTKDALEKGIPFVIVDNTFTLEWEMKPYEDLAIEYGYLFSVVTVENRHGGKNVHQIPEEQIEKMKSKFKVIL comes from the coding sequence ATGGAGATAGATGCAAGTTCTCATCCAAACAACCATTCCAAACTAAAAACGTTACTACTTTTACGAGGCATTCCTGGTGCGGGAAAATCTACACTCGCCAAACAAATCGCAGAAACAAACGTTGCTCCCATTTTTTCCATTGATTCCTATTTTGAAAATGAAAGGGGGGAATATCATTTTGATTACACGAAAAATCATTTGGCATATAAAGAATGTGAATCTAAAACAAAGGACGCCCTAGAAAAAGGGATTCCTTTTGTCATTGTCGATAATACGTTCACATTGGAATGGGAAATGAAACCTTACGAAGATTTGGCGATTGAATACGGGTATCTATTTTCTGTTGTTACCGTAGAGAATAGACATGGTGGAAAAAACGTTCATCAAATTCCTGAAGAACAAATCGAGAAGATGAAATCGAAGTTTAAAGTGATTTTGTAA
- the fumC gene encoding class II fumarate hydratase — MEPKKTRIETDSMGEIEVTNSRYWGAQTERSLQFFHIGKDRFPREMIRALGLIKKHAAIINTELGLIEESKSKLIVKAAIEVIEGLLDDHFPLSVWQTGSGTQTNMNANEVIANRANEIFGSPLGLKSPIHPNDDVNKGQSSNDVFPTAMHISSAEMIIHHLVPNLKFLESKLKEKSEKFQHIIKIGRTHLQDATPLTLGQEFSGYTQQLTYSLERIHRVLPSLYRIALGGTAVGTGLNTHPNFSSKMANALAKENGIPFESAPNKFEALAANDSLVEVSGILKTIATSLMKIANDIRWLSSGPRSGIGEIRIPENEPGSSIMPGKVNPTQSEALTMVCAQVIGNDVAVNIGGASGNFELNVFKPLIIFNVLNSIRLLSDASLSFAKHCVDGIEANESKIQSNLENSLMLVTALNPHIGYDKAAKIAKLAYLENLSLKEAGVQLGFLTAEEFDTWVKPNEMI; from the coding sequence ATGGAACCAAAAAAAACACGAATCGAAACCGACTCAATGGGAGAAATCGAAGTAACGAATTCTCGATATTGGGGAGCCCAAACCGAACGTTCCCTTCAATTCTTTCACATTGGAAAAGACCGGTTTCCAAGAGAGATGATTCGTGCTTTGGGACTTATCAAAAAACACGCAGCCATCATCAATACTGAACTTGGACTAATAGAGGAATCAAAATCAAAGCTAATCGTAAAAGCAGCAATTGAAGTCATAGAAGGATTGTTAGATGATCATTTTCCACTTTCTGTCTGGCAAACAGGTTCTGGAACACAAACTAATATGAATGCCAATGAAGTGATTGCGAATCGTGCGAACGAAATATTTGGAAGTCCACTTGGCTTAAAATCACCCATCCATCCCAATGATGATGTGAACAAAGGGCAAAGTTCCAATGATGTCTTTCCAACTGCCATGCATATTTCTTCTGCAGAAATGATAATTCATCACCTTGTACCAAATCTAAAATTCTTAGAATCGAAACTCAAAGAAAAATCTGAAAAATTCCAACACATCATTAAAATAGGAAGGACTCATTTACAAGATGCAACCCCTCTTACACTAGGGCAGGAATTTTCTGGGTATACACAACAATTGACTTATAGTTTAGAACGTATCCACCGCGTATTACCCTCTCTTTACAGAATTGCTCTCGGTGGGACTGCAGTGGGAACCGGTTTGAATACCCATCCAAACTTCTCCTCCAAAATGGCAAATGCCTTGGCAAAAGAAAACGGAATACCTTTTGAATCTGCTCCTAATAAATTTGAAGCACTTGCCGCTAACGATTCGTTAGTGGAGGTGAGTGGCATTTTAAAAACAATCGCTACTTCTCTAATGAAAATCGCAAACGACATTCGTTGGTTATCATCGGGTCCAAGGTCAGGAATAGGAGAAATTCGAATCCCTGAAAATGAACCAGGGTCTTCCATTATGCCAGGAAAGGTCAACCCCACACAGTCAGAAGCACTCACTATGGTTTGTGCTCAAGTCATTGGAAATGATGTCGCTGTTAACATAGGAGGTGCTTCTGGAAATTTTGAACTCAATGTATTCAAGCCACTGATTATCTTCAATGTCCTCAATTCAATACGGTTACTATCAGATGCAAGTCTCTCCTTCGCCAAGCATTGTGTTGATGGAATTGAGGCAAATGAATCCAAAATACAATCCAATTTAGAAAACTCGCTGATGTTAGTCACAGCATTGAATCCACACATAGGGTATGACAAAGCAGCAAAAATTGCAAAACTTGCATATCTCGAAAACCTTTCCTTAAAAGAAGCAGGCGTCCAATTAGGATTTTTGACGGCAGAAGAGTTTGATACTTGGGTAAAACCGAATGAGATGATATGA
- a CDS encoding helix-turn-helix domain-containing protein, giving the protein MVSVPKRKFLIHQLKKARRFIEENFSESIDLNQIAKSAHLSTFHFHRLFKTNFGMSPGEYVTLVRLNKSIELLFYTKKSISEISFEIGYPNTETYIRNFKKRFQTTPNHYRKSILKKPDFNLKTNELDSNQKIRNPFKGIKEIDEFYLCILRFEGKTKQKIKTLYQLLDKTIPLGLYNEGFRFYGRSFDPPSIMDKNDQRWEIGVKISKSIIKNIHPPLEIVKWKKGKYLQIIHEGPAIELEKTYEKAYEYIIHSSQIQIANDPIWEVYRKIPPFHQKTEIEILIRLKE; this is encoded by the coding sequence ATGGTTTCTGTTCCCAAAAGGAAATTTCTAATTCACCAATTAAAGAAAGCTCGTCGGTTTATTGAAGAAAACTTTTCTGAATCGATTGACCTAAATCAAATTGCGAAATCCGCACATTTATCGACTTTTCATTTCCATCGTCTCTTCAAAACAAATTTTGGAATGAGTCCAGGAGAATATGTAACACTTGTTCGCTTAAACAAAAGTATTGAATTGCTATTTTATACAAAAAAATCAATTTCAGAAATTAGTTTTGAAATTGGATATCCAAACACTGAAACCTATATCAGGAATTTTAAAAAGAGATTTCAAACAACGCCAAATCATTACAGAAAAAGTATTTTAAAAAAACCTGATTTTAATTTAAAAACAAATGAATTAGATTCAAATCAAAAGATTCGCAATCCATTTAAAGGCATTAAAGAAATAGATGAGTTTTATTTATGCATTCTACGTTTCGAAGGCAAAACAAAACAAAAAATCAAAACCCTATATCAACTTTTAGATAAAACGATACCCTTAGGATTATACAATGAAGGATTTCGTTTTTATGGAAGGAGTTTCGATCCCCCTTCCATCATGGATAAAAATGATCAGCGTTGGGAAATTGGGGTGAAAATTTCAAAATCAATTATCAAAAATATTCATCCTCCACTGGAAATAGTAAAATGGAAAAAAGGAAAATATTTACAGATCATACATGAAGGCCCGGCAATCGAATTAGAAAAAACATACGAGAAAGCATACGAATATATCATTCACTCATCACAAATTCAAATTGCAAATGATCCGATTTGGGAAGTGTACCGGAAAATTCCTCCTTTTCACCAAAAAACAGAAATTGAAATTTTGATCCGATTGAAAGAATAG
- a CDS encoding SRPBCC family protein encodes MKIIILSLVSLFILLFIGIVLFLPNKRTVRKEYHFAKELTLVWKKIRDIEGQKNWRSDIKSIEILSKNPETWKEFNQNGIPTTFQTLTLEKHNEWSIKVIDPDYINAKWTGKLIPSEFGTTVIFEESISVVSPFYRVLSYLFFDVENVMQTYLKDLTLSLGETWDERKVKTSME; translated from the coding sequence ATGAAGATCATAATCCTTTCGCTTGTTAGTTTATTCATACTATTGTTTATTGGCATAGTTTTATTTTTGCCCAATAAAAGGACGGTACGCAAAGAATATCATTTTGCAAAAGAACTTACCCTTGTTTGGAAAAAAATTAGAGATATCGAAGGGCAAAAAAACTGGAGATCGGATATCAAAAGTATAGAGATTCTTTCCAAAAATCCAGAAACCTGGAAGGAGTTCAACCAAAACGGTATACCAACTACTTTCCAAACTCTTACGTTAGAGAAACATAACGAATGGTCAATAAAAGTCATTGATCCAGATTACATAAATGCTAAATGGACAGGTAAGTTAATTCCATCTGAATTTGGGACAACAGTTATCTTTGAAGAATCAATTTCTGTGGTATCACCATTTTATCGTGTTTTATCTTATTTGTTTTTTGATGTCGAAAATGTAATGCAAACTTATTTAAAAGATTTAACGCTAAGTTTAGGAGAAACTTGGGATGAAAGAAAAGTCAAAACTTCAATGGAATGA
- a CDS encoding nucleotidyltransferase family protein gives MKVESKKELIEELTKIKPILNNNFGVLKIGIFGSFAKDKVNSDSDVDLLVEMKSPDFDSFVGLKIFLEKLFERNVDIIRKRNQIKPSFLNRIQKDIINV, from the coding sequence ATGAAAGTTGAATCCAAAAAAGAATTGATTGAGGAATTAACGAAAATCAAACCAATTCTCAATAATAATTTTGGTGTTCTGAAAATCGGAATCTTTGGATCTTTTGCAAAAGATAAAGTTAATTCTGATAGCGATGTTGACTTACTCGTTGAAATGAAAAGTCCCGATTTTGATTCTTTTGTAGGTTTAAAAATATTTTTAGAAAAACTTTTTGAAAGAAATGTAGACATTATTAGAAAAAGAAATCAAATTAAGCCTTCTTTTCTAAATAGAATTCAGAAAGATATTATAAATGTCTGA
- a CDS encoding DUF86 domain-containing protein encodes MRDVISHHYEGLDHEIIFNICKNKIPELKQSVEFILKLRNGV; translated from the coding sequence ATGAGAGATGTAATCTCCCATCATTATGAAGGTCTTGACCACGAAATAATTTTTAATATCTGTAAAAACAAAATACCCGAATTAAAACAATCTGTCGAATTTATACTGAAACTACGAAACGGCGTATAA